The proteins below are encoded in one region of Microbispora sp. NBC_01189:
- the ffh gene encoding signal recognition particle protein: MFETLSDRLTSVFSSLRSKGRLSDADIDATCREIRIALLEADVALPVVKDFVARIKERARGAEVSQALNPAQQVVKIVNDELIEVLGGETRRLRYAKNPPTVVMLAGLQGSGKTTLAGKLARWLRDQGHAPLLVACDLQRPNAVQQLAVMAERAGVAVYAPEPGNGVGDPVAVARQSLDHARRQQHDVVIVDTAGRLGIDQELMKQAADIRDAVTPDEVLFVLDAMIGQDAVSTARAFMDGVGFDGVVLTKLDGDARGGAALSVRHVTGRPIMFASTGEKLEDFDAFHPDRMAGRILDMGDILTLIEQAQKTFDEQEAAKMAGKLVSGDGFTLDDFLEQMMMVRRMGPIKNLLGMMPGMGQMREQLNQVDDRDLDRVAAVIRSMTPAERQDPKIINGSRRARIAKGSGVTVTEVNNLVVRFFEAQKMMKRMTQGMGIPGMPGGRKQKAQKPKKGRRVSGDPRKAALGKAGANAASSDGSDGSDEPKLPKGLLGNLGNGGQLPPGLELPPGFDPSKLKLPGQN, from the coding sequence GTGTTCGAGACGCTTTCCGACCGGCTGACTTCGGTCTTCTCCTCCCTTCGGTCCAAAGGCAGGCTTTCCGACGCCGACATCGACGCGACCTGCCGCGAGATCCGCATCGCGCTTCTTGAGGCGGACGTCGCGCTGCCGGTCGTGAAGGACTTCGTGGCCCGGATCAAGGAGCGGGCCCGCGGCGCCGAGGTCTCCCAGGCGCTGAACCCCGCCCAGCAGGTCGTGAAGATCGTCAACGACGAGCTGATCGAGGTGCTGGGCGGCGAGACGCGGCGGCTGCGCTACGCCAAGAACCCGCCGACCGTCGTCATGCTGGCCGGTCTCCAGGGCTCGGGCAAGACGACCCTCGCCGGCAAGCTCGCCAGATGGCTGCGGGACCAGGGGCACGCCCCGCTGCTCGTGGCCTGCGACCTGCAGCGCCCCAACGCCGTGCAGCAGCTCGCCGTCATGGCCGAGCGGGCCGGAGTGGCGGTATACGCCCCCGAGCCCGGCAACGGCGTGGGCGACCCGGTCGCGGTGGCGCGGCAGTCGCTGGACCACGCACGGCGCCAGCAGCACGACGTGGTCATCGTCGACACCGCCGGCCGTCTCGGCATCGACCAGGAGCTGATGAAGCAGGCCGCCGACATCCGCGACGCGGTCACGCCGGACGAGGTCCTGTTCGTGCTCGACGCGATGATCGGCCAGGACGCGGTGAGCACCGCCCGCGCCTTCATGGACGGCGTCGGCTTCGACGGCGTCGTGCTGACCAAGCTCGACGGCGACGCCCGCGGCGGCGCGGCCCTGTCGGTGCGGCACGTCACCGGCCGGCCGATCATGTTCGCCAGCACCGGTGAGAAGCTTGAGGACTTCGACGCCTTCCACCCCGACCGGATGGCGGGCCGCATCCTCGACATGGGTGACATCCTCACCCTGATCGAGCAGGCGCAGAAGACGTTCGACGAGCAGGAGGCCGCCAAGATGGCGGGCAAGCTCGTCTCCGGCGACGGCTTCACCCTCGACGACTTCCTCGAGCAGATGATGATGGTCCGCCGCATGGGGCCCATCAAGAACCTGCTCGGCATGATGCCGGGCATGGGCCAGATGCGCGAGCAGCTCAACCAGGTCGACGACCGCGACCTGGACCGCGTCGCCGCCGTCATCCGCTCGATGACCCCCGCTGAGCGGCAGGATCCGAAGATCATCAACGGCTCCCGCCGGGCGCGCATCGCCAAGGGCTCCGGAGTGACGGTCACCGAGGTGAACAACCTGGTCGTCCGGTTCTTCGAGGCGCAGAAGATGATGAAGCGGATGACCCAGGGCATGGGCATCCCGGGCATGCCCGGCGGGCGCAAGCAGAAGGCGCAGAAGCCCAAGAAGGGCCGCCGCGTCAGTGGCGACCCCCGCAAGGCCGCGCTCGGCAAGGCCGGGGCGAACGCGGCGTCCTCGGACGGCTCGGACGGCTCGGACGAGCCGAAGCTGCCCAAGGGCCTGCTCGGCAACCTCGGGAACGGCGGTCAGCTGCCCCCCGGCCTGGAGCTTCCGCCCGGCTTCGACCCCTCCAAGCTCAAGCTGCCCGGCCAGAATTAA
- a CDS encoding DUF4232 domain-containing protein, whose amino-acid sequence MRVITSTAGVAAAAAILLSTGYALSTGDALSDAAHPAVGASAGGASAGGPGGGSGESTGRAAGAAGTVSAAPAPAFSSAPAAHGTVRAASASTNSTNSTASTASSAKEPARCRTTGLRARVGRQDAGAGNRYAPLVLTNTSGGTCWVYGFTGLVLIDGRGDVLRTRTRRESVTPHRVTLRPGASAHARLHWTVVPSGHETRCPASARLMIIPPDEVAHLEVPFSATVCDDGRIDARPMAPGAGL is encoded by the coding sequence ATGCGAGTAATCACGAGCACGGCCGGCGTCGCGGCGGCGGCGGCCATCCTGCTGTCCACCGGCTACGCCCTGTCCACCGGTGACGCTCTGTCCGACGCCGCGCACCCGGCGGTCGGAGCATCGGCGGGCGGAGCATCGGCGGGCGGCCCGGGCGGAGGCTCCGGCGAGAGTACGGGCAGGGCTGCCGGCGCTGCCGGCACGGTCTCCGCCGCCCCGGCACCGGCCTTCTCATCGGCACCGGCGGCCCACGGCACCGTCCGCGCGGCCTCCGCTTCGACCAACTCCACCAACTCCACCGCCTCCACCGCTTCCTCGGCGAAGGAGCCCGCGCGGTGCCGTACTACTGGACTGCGGGCGCGCGTCGGACGGCAGGACGCGGGGGCGGGGAACCGCTACGCGCCGCTCGTGCTGACCAACACCTCGGGCGGGACCTGCTGGGTCTACGGCTTCACCGGGCTCGTCCTGATCGACGGCCGGGGCGACGTGCTGCGCACCCGCACCCGCCGGGAGAGCGTGACGCCACACCGGGTCACGCTGCGGCCCGGCGCGAGCGCGCACGCGCGGCTGCACTGGACGGTGGTGCCGTCCGGGCACGAGACCCGGTGCCCCGCCTCGGCCCGGCTGATGATCATCCCACCGGACGAGGTGGCGCACCTGGAGGTCCCGTTCAGCGCCACGGTCTGCGACGACGGCCGGATCGACGCCAGGCCGATGGCCCCCGGCGCCGGTCTCTGA
- the rpsP gene encoding 30S ribosomal protein S16 has protein sequence MAVKIKLKRLGMIRNPQYRIVIADARSKRDGRAIEEIGLYHPKENPSRIEVNSERAQYWLSVGAQPTDPVLKIFKLTGDWQKFKGEPAPATPLLVAEPKPDRHAAYEAAARESLSSDTGAAATTPKKARKPAKAEEPTEAPAAEEKPEGEA, from the coding sequence GTGGCAGTCAAGATCAAGCTCAAGCGGCTCGGAATGATCCGCAACCCGCAGTACCGCATCGTCATCGCCGACGCCCGGAGCAAGCGGGACGGCCGGGCGATCGAGGAGATCGGCCTCTACCACCCGAAGGAGAACCCCTCGCGTATCGAGGTGAACTCCGAGCGGGCGCAGTACTGGCTGAGCGTCGGCGCGCAGCCGACCGACCCGGTCCTCAAGATCTTCAAGCTGACCGGCGACTGGCAGAAGTTCAAGGGCGAGCCCGCCCCCGCCACGCCGCTCCTGGTCGCCGAGCCCAAGCCCGACCGGCACGCGGCGTACGAGGCCGCGGCCCGGGAGTCGCTGTCGAGCGACACCGGCGCCGCCGCCACCACGCCGAAGAAGGCCAGGAAGCCTGCGAAGGCCGAAGAGCCCACCGAGGCCCCGGCCGCGGAGGAGAAGCCGGAAGGCGAGGCCTGA
- a CDS encoding RNA-binding protein, producing the protein MLEEALEHLVKGIVEHPDDVRVRARRIRTGRVLEVRVHPDDLGKVIGRGGRTARALRTVVNALSDGKYVRIDLVDLEEAR; encoded by the coding sequence GTGCTCGAGGAAGCCCTCGAACACCTGGTCAAGGGCATCGTCGAGCATCCGGACGACGTCCGGGTCCGCGCCCGGCGCATTCGCACCGGGCGCGTTCTCGAGGTCCGGGTTCACCCCGACGACCTCGGCAAGGTGATCGGCCGTGGCGGCCGTACGGCCAGGGCGTTGCGCACAGTCGTCAACGCGCTGTCGGACGGCAAGTACGTGCGGATCGACCTCGTCGACCTTGAAGAGGCGCGCTGA
- the rimM gene encoding ribosome maturation factor RimM (Essential for efficient processing of 16S rRNA), giving the protein MQLVVGRIGRPHGVRGEVTVEVRTDDPDSRFAPGVTLVTDPASAGPVTVERSRWHKDILLLTIEGVASRDAAEALRGTLLVVDSADLPPLEDPDEFHDHELIGLAVVTTGGERVGEVGDVLHHGQDLLVVTRPSRDDAYIPFVKALVPEIDLGKGILVVDPPPGLLDTEAE; this is encoded by the coding sequence GTGCAGCTAGTCGTGGGCAGGATCGGCCGTCCGCACGGCGTGCGGGGCGAGGTCACGGTCGAGGTGCGCACCGACGACCCCGATTCGCGGTTCGCCCCGGGCGTGACGCTGGTCACCGACCCGGCCTCGGCCGGCCCGGTGACGGTCGAGCGGTCCCGGTGGCACAAGGACATCCTGCTGCTGACCATCGAGGGCGTGGCGAGCCGGGACGCCGCCGAGGCGCTGCGCGGCACCCTGCTCGTCGTGGACTCCGCCGACCTGCCGCCGCTGGAGGACCCCGACGAGTTCCACGACCACGAGCTCATCGGCCTGGCGGTCGTGACGACCGGGGGAGAACGGGTCGGCGAGGTGGGTGACGTCCTCCACCACGGCCAGGACCTTCTGGTGGTGACCCGGCCGTCGCGCGACGACGCGTACATCCCGTTCGTCAAGGCGCTCGTGCCCGAGATCGACCTCGGGAAGGGGATCCTGGTCGTCGACCCTCCGCCCGGGCTGCTCGACACCGAGGCGGAGTAG
- the trmD gene encoding tRNA (guanosine(37)-N1)-methyltransferase TrmD, translated as MRVDIISIFPEYFAPLDVSLMGKARERGILDIHLHQLREWTHDVHKTVDDTPYGGGPGMVMKPEIWGAAVDAVIGEGRAGSGEDTLPRMIVPTPSGRPFTQEVALEYAKEPWLLFAPARYEGIDSRVVAEYGARLRADEVSIGDYVLAGGEAAVLVMVEAVGRLLPGVLGNARSVADDSFAPGAMANLLEGPVYTKPPVWRGHEVPEVLLSGHHGRIARWRRDEALRRTLERRPELAARLDREGFDKHDRHVVEEFEERRSAAVSGGESGGAFRAAPEDVAD; from the coding sequence ATGCGCGTCGACATCATCTCGATCTTCCCGGAGTATTTCGCCCCGCTCGACGTCTCCTTGATGGGCAAGGCGCGCGAGCGCGGCATCCTCGACATCCATCTGCACCAACTCCGCGAATGGACCCACGACGTCCACAAGACGGTGGACGACACGCCGTACGGCGGCGGGCCCGGCATGGTGATGAAGCCGGAGATCTGGGGCGCGGCCGTCGACGCCGTGATCGGGGAGGGACGCGCCGGCTCCGGCGAGGACACGCTGCCCCGGATGATCGTGCCCACCCCGAGCGGACGGCCGTTCACTCAGGAAGTGGCGCTGGAGTACGCCAAGGAGCCGTGGCTGCTGTTCGCGCCCGCGCGGTACGAGGGCATCGACTCCCGGGTCGTGGCCGAGTACGGCGCCCGCCTGCGGGCCGACGAGGTGAGCATCGGCGACTATGTCCTGGCCGGGGGAGAGGCAGCCGTCCTGGTCATGGTCGAGGCCGTGGGCAGGCTGCTGCCCGGAGTCCTCGGCAACGCGCGGTCGGTGGCCGACGACTCCTTCGCCCCCGGCGCCATGGCCAACCTGCTGGAAGGCCCCGTCTACACGAAACCGCCCGTGTGGCGGGGGCACGAGGTGCCCGAGGTCCTCCTGTCGGGTCACCACGGCAGGATCGCCCGGTGGCGGCGGGACGAGGCGCTGCGCCGCACGCTGGAGCGCAGGCCGGAGCTGGCCGCCAGGCTCGACCGGGAGGGCTTCGACAAGCACGACCGGCACGTCGTCGAGGAGTTCGAGGAACGCCGGTCCGCCGCCGTGTCGGGCGGCGAGTCGGGCGGCGCGTTTCGCGCAGCGCCGGAAGATGTGGCAGACTGA
- the rplS gene encoding 50S ribosomal protein L19, with product MHTQIQELEKAALRSDVPDFRPGDTLEVHVRVVEGNRSRIQVFKGFVLRRQGGGIRETFTVRKVSYGVGVERTFPVHSPVIEKITLVTRGDVRRAKLYYMRDLRGKAARIREKRDALPTAK from the coding sequence ATGCACACGCAGATCCAGGAGCTCGAGAAGGCTGCCCTGCGCAGCGACGTACCGGACTTCCGCCCGGGTGACACGCTGGAGGTTCACGTCCGCGTCGTCGAGGGCAACCGGTCCCGTATCCAGGTGTTCAAGGGGTTCGTCCTGCGCCGTCAGGGCGGCGGCATCCGTGAGACGTTCACGGTCCGCAAGGTCAGCTACGGCGTCGGCGTCGAGCGCACCTTCCCGGTCCACAGCCCGGTGATCGAGAAGATCACGCTGGTCACCCGCGGTGACGTCCGCAGGGCCAAGCTGTACTACATGCGTGACCTGCGCGGAAAGGCCGCCCGCATCCGCGAGAAGCGCGACGCGCTGCCGACCGCCAAGTAG
- the lepB gene encoding signal peptidase I: MVAEDVKQNAEDGKKKGSFWRELPVLIVVALALALLIKSFVVQAFYIPSGSMENTLLINDRVLVNKLVYRVRDIARGDVVVFSGVDSWDPEVQIEKPSNPVVGAMRWIGTAFGMVPGEKDYIKRVIGVPGDKVKCCDAQGRVTVNGVPLDEKSYLYPGNAPSDRPFEVTVPPGRLWVMGDHRSLSWDSRLHTGDPGGGTIPADKVIGRAFVIVWPFDRAKILPIPDTFGQPGFQAAAGAAPFVAGLAGAVPLVAVGRRMGRRTGRRMGRGFGRRLRRR, translated from the coding sequence GTGGTCGCCGAAGACGTCAAGCAGAACGCCGAGGACGGCAAGAAGAAAGGCTCGTTCTGGCGGGAGTTGCCCGTTCTGATCGTCGTCGCTCTCGCTCTGGCCCTGCTGATCAAGTCTTTCGTGGTCCAGGCGTTCTACATCCCGTCGGGGTCGATGGAGAACACGCTCCTCATCAACGACCGGGTTCTGGTCAACAAACTCGTCTACCGCGTACGCGACATCGCGCGCGGTGACGTCGTCGTGTTCTCCGGAGTGGACTCCTGGGACCCCGAGGTGCAGATAGAGAAGCCGTCGAACCCCGTCGTCGGGGCCATGCGCTGGATCGGCACGGCCTTCGGAATGGTCCCGGGGGAGAAGGACTACATCAAGCGGGTCATCGGCGTGCCCGGAGACAAGGTCAAGTGCTGCGACGCCCAGGGCCGTGTCACCGTGAACGGCGTGCCGCTCGACGAGAAGTCGTACCTGTACCCGGGCAACGCGCCGTCGGACCGGCCGTTCGAGGTCACCGTGCCGCCGGGCCGCCTCTGGGTCATGGGCGACCACCGTTCGCTCTCCTGGGACTCCCGCCTGCACACCGGTGACCCGGGCGGCGGTACGATCCCCGCCGACAAGGTGATCGGGCGCGCGTTCGTCATCGTCTGGCCGTTCGACCGAGCCAAGATCCTGCCGATCCCGGACACGTTCGGGCAGCCGGGCTTCCAGGCCGCCGCCGGGGCCGCCCCGTTCGTGGCGGGCCTCGCCGGGGCCGTGCCGCTGGTCGCCGTGGGCCGCCGGATGGGCCGCCGGACGGGCCGCCGGATGGGCCGCGGGTTCGGGCGCAGGCTGAGGCGGCGGTAG
- the lepB gene encoding signal peptidase I, whose translation MSEADESRLGAGGGPVRPVGESPAGAGPPETVPTGTVPTGTVPAETGPGKQEKHAAKKGSGLRDTLLYMFGGVVAALLIHTFLLQSFYIPSESMQNTLLINDYVVVNKLAYKLGSVERGDIVVFKGWDGEDTIKRVIGVGGDHVKCCDDKRRITVNGTPLDEEGKYLYPGVYPSGRDFDVKVPKGRVWLMGDHRNNSADSRFYLDDGHQGTISEDDIIGRAFLRYWPLNRISFLSRPDTFSVVH comes from the coding sequence GTGAGCGAGGCCGACGAGAGCCGCTTAGGCGCGGGCGGCGGGCCCGTGCGTCCCGTGGGCGAGAGCCCGGCCGGGGCCGGACCTCCGGAGACCGTGCCGACAGGGACGGTGCCGACAGGGACGGTGCCGGCGGAGACCGGGCCCGGGAAGCAGGAGAAGCACGCCGCCAAGAAGGGCTCGGGCCTGCGGGACACCCTCCTGTACATGTTCGGTGGGGTGGTCGCCGCACTGCTGATCCATACGTTCCTCCTGCAGTCGTTCTACATCCCGTCGGAGTCGATGCAGAACACGCTGCTGATCAACGACTACGTCGTGGTCAACAAGCTCGCGTACAAGCTGGGGTCCGTGGAGCGCGGCGACATCGTGGTCTTCAAGGGCTGGGACGGCGAGGACACGATCAAGCGGGTGATCGGCGTCGGCGGCGACCATGTGAAGTGCTGCGACGACAAGCGCCGCATCACCGTGAACGGGACGCCCCTGGACGAGGAGGGCAAGTACCTCTACCCGGGGGTCTATCCCTCCGGCCGGGACTTCGACGTGAAGGTCCCCAAGGGACGGGTGTGGCTGATGGGCGACCACCGGAACAACTCCGCCGATTCGCGCTTCTACCTGGACGACGGACATCAGGGCACGATCTCGGAGGACGACATCATCGGGCGCGCGTTCCTGCGCTACTGGCCGCTGAACCGGATCTCGTTCCTGTCCCGTCCCGACACTTTCTCGGTCGTTCACTGA
- a CDS encoding ribonuclease HII, whose translation MTAAYRPRPSVVRRDSGLYGYERALARRGFTPVAGVDEAGRGACAGPLVVAAVVLGREIDGLGDSKLLTEAVRERLHEQIMATARAVRVVVIPSREIDDRGLHKCNISGMRRAVAGLGLVPGYVLVDGFPVAGLPAPSLAVWKGDQVAACVAAASIVAKVTRDRLMHGLDETYPQYGFALHKGYVTPGHRRALARHGPCAQHRFSFVTVARVTHGTPVPAGGLWTGQDGDMRENEVGAGVL comes from the coding sequence ATGACAGCTGCCTATCGTCCGCGCCCGAGTGTCGTACGGCGGGACTCCGGACTCTACGGCTACGAGCGGGCCCTGGCCCGGCGGGGTTTCACGCCGGTCGCCGGGGTGGACGAGGCCGGGCGCGGCGCCTGCGCCGGACCGCTGGTGGTCGCCGCGGTCGTGCTTGGGCGGGAGATCGACGGGCTGGGCGACTCCAAGCTGCTGACCGAGGCCGTCCGCGAACGTCTCCATGAGCAGATCATGGCGACCGCACGGGCCGTGCGCGTGGTCGTCATCCCATCCCGGGAGATCGACGATCGCGGCCTGCACAAGTGCAACATCTCCGGCATGCGGCGGGCTGTCGCCGGGCTGGGGCTCGTCCCCGGTTACGTGCTCGTGGACGGCTTCCCGGTGGCCGGGTTGCCCGCGCCGTCGCTGGCCGTCTGGAAGGGCGACCAGGTCGCGGCATGCGTGGCGGCGGCTTCGATCGTGGCGAAGGTGACCAGGGACCGGCTGATGCACGGTCTCGACGAGACCTACCCGCAGTACGGCTTCGCCCTGCACAAGGGATACGTGACGCCGGGCCACAGACGGGCGCTGGCCCGCCACGGGCCGTGTGCCCAGCACCGGTTCTCGTTCGTGACGGTGGCCAGGGTGACTCATGGGACACCGGTCCCGGCAGGGGGACTGTGGACGGGGCAGGATGGGGACATGCGCGAGAATGAGGTCGGGGCCGGTGTCCTCTGA
- a CDS encoding DUF2469 domain-containing protein, whose amino-acid sequence MSAEDLEKYETEMELQLYREYRDVVGLFTYVVETERRFYLTNSVDLDVRTAENGDVFFDVKMQDAWVWDMYRPARFVKNVRVVTFKDVNVEELAKPDLEMPKEGFSN is encoded by the coding sequence ATGAGCGCCGAAGATCTCGAAAAGTACGAGACCGAGATGGAGTTGCAGCTCTACCGGGAGTACCGCGATGTGGTCGGACTGTTCACCTACGTGGTCGAGACCGAGCGGCGCTTCTATCTCACCAATTCCGTCGATCTCGACGTGCGCACCGCCGAGAACGGCGACGTCTTCTTCGACGTCAAGATGCAGGACGCCTGGGTCTGGGACATGTACCGCCCGGCCCGCTTCGTGAAGAACGTGCGGGTCGTGACCTTCAAGGACGTCAACGTCGAGGAACTGGCCAAGCCGGACCTCGAGATGCCGAAGGAAGGCTTCTCCAACTGA
- a CDS encoding M23 family metallopeptidase, whose protein sequence is MRSVTYPLVIVLVIAAPASPSDAARFTGAVLPPNPPPKPSPAPASAPAPSKAPHPPAGPVRAARPTEALPSGTERPAAIGYPREPASSRPFRAAGTRLPGGAPRWTWPLSRHARPLRLFDPPAQRWLAGHRGVDLAADPGEEVRAAGPGRAGVAERIAGRGVVTVVHAGGLRTTYLPVRALVRPGEVVAAGQVIGLIEDGAAHCPVSCLHWGLLSDRGLLSDRGLLSDRGLLSGRLYLDPLLLFGQGQVRLLPRWAIEQSSDPAYR, encoded by the coding sequence ATGCGTAGCGTCACGTATCCGCTCGTCATCGTCCTGGTGATCGCGGCTCCGGCCTCTCCCTCGGACGCCGCCCGCTTCACCGGCGCCGTTCTTCCCCCGAATCCTCCTCCGAAGCCGTCCCCGGCCCCCGCATCGGCCCCCGCGCCCTCGAAGGCGCCCCACCCTCCCGCCGGGCCGGTGCGGGCGGCCAGACCCACGGAGGCCCTTCCGTCCGGGACGGAGCGGCCCGCGGCGATCGGCTATCCGCGCGAGCCGGCTTCGTCCCGCCCGTTCCGGGCGGCGGGGACGCGGCTCCCCGGAGGAGCGCCGAGGTGGACGTGGCCGCTTTCCAGGCACGCACGGCCGCTCAGGCTCTTCGATCCGCCCGCACAGCGATGGCTCGCCGGGCACCGGGGCGTGGACCTCGCGGCGGATCCCGGCGAGGAGGTCAGGGCCGCGGGGCCGGGAAGGGCCGGCGTGGCGGAGCGGATCGCCGGACGGGGAGTCGTGACGGTCGTGCACGCCGGAGGGTTGCGCACCACCTACCTGCCGGTGCGCGCCCTGGTACGCCCCGGCGAGGTCGTCGCGGCCGGACAGGTCATCGGCCTCATCGAGGACGGCGCCGCGCACTGCCCGGTGTCATGCCTGCACTGGGGCCTATTGAGTGACCGGGGCCTATTGAGTGATCGGGGCTTGCTGAGTGACCGGGGCCTGTTGAGTGGCCGTCTCTACCTCGATCCGCTCCTCCTCTTCGGGCAGGGGCAGGTCCGTCTCCTGCCCCGCTGGGCCATCGAGCAATCGTCAGATCCTGCGTATCGATGA
- a CDS encoding cytidylate kinase family protein, which produces MDQGTRGELISRLAEAIGSVTAAHPLRVAIDGPPAAGKTTLADELAVVLRAQGRDVIRATIDDFLFPRAQRYRRGQYSAEGCYFDAHDHASLCRVLLDPLGPGGDRRFRHAVYDRDTDTPSSPRATTATADAVLLFDGVFLLRPELVDRWDLRIFVSVPLEKTVERARDRSTALAGSTADPAEIERSWRDRYIPSQQLYFATAHPTDHADVIVYNDQLQRPAWEVRPHSSIRRI; this is translated from the coding sequence ATGGACCAGGGCACCCGCGGCGAGCTCATCAGCCGGCTGGCCGAGGCGATCGGGTCCGTCACGGCCGCGCACCCGCTGCGGGTCGCCATCGACGGACCGCCGGCCGCCGGCAAGACCACGCTGGCCGACGAGCTCGCCGTCGTCTTGCGCGCGCAGGGCCGAGACGTCATCCGAGCGACCATCGACGACTTCCTCTTCCCCCGTGCGCAGCGCTACCGACGCGGCCAGTACTCGGCCGAAGGCTGCTACTTCGACGCCCACGACCACGCCTCGCTGTGCCGCGTGCTGCTCGATCCGCTGGGCCCAGGCGGAGACCGGAGGTTCCGACACGCGGTCTACGACAGAGACACCGACACCCCGTCGTCTCCGCGGGCCACGACCGCCACCGCCGACGCCGTACTGCTCTTCGACGGCGTCTTCCTCCTGCGCCCAGAACTCGTCGACCGGTGGGACCTGCGCATCTTCGTGTCCGTCCCACTCGAGAAGACGGTAGAGCGCGCCCGGGACCGAAGCACGGCACTGGCCGGATCCACCGCCGACCCCGCCGAAATCGAACGGTCCTGGCGCGACCGCTATATCCCCTCCCAACAGCTCTACTTCGCGACGGCCCACCCAACCGACCACGCCGACGTCATCGTGTACAACGATCAGCTCCAACGGCCGGCCTGGGAAGTCCGACCACACTCATCGATACGCAGGATCTGA
- a CDS encoding tyrosine recombinase XerC, with product MTAGEERDHGRFDVVLEQFERHLRLERDLSPHTVRAYLGDVTALITHLTTAGQPDLSGLDVAGLRDWLGDQHQAGRSRATLARRTACARVFTAFCHRRGWLASDPGLLLGTAKAERRLPKVLDQTEAGAVLDAPARDEPKDLRDRAMLELLYATGLRVSELCGLDVDDVDRDRNTVRVMGKGRRERTVPFGLPALRALDAWCVRGRPLWVREGSGPALFLGVRGGRVDQGTVRRVVHARLAQVEGAPDMGPHGLRHTAATHLLEGGADLRSVQELLGHASLATTQIYTHVSIERLRAAYRQAHPRA from the coding sequence GTGACAGCGGGCGAAGAGCGGGATCACGGACGGTTCGATGTCGTGCTGGAGCAGTTCGAACGGCATCTGCGCCTCGAACGGGACCTGTCGCCCCACACGGTGCGGGCCTACCTGGGCGACGTCACCGCACTGATCACGCATCTGACCACCGCCGGGCAGCCGGATCTGTCCGGCCTGGACGTCGCCGGCCTGCGTGACTGGCTGGGCGACCAGCACCAGGCCGGACGCTCCCGCGCCACGCTGGCCCGCCGGACGGCGTGTGCCCGGGTCTTCACCGCCTTCTGTCACCGCCGGGGCTGGCTGGCGAGCGACCCGGGGCTGCTTCTCGGCACCGCCAAGGCGGAGCGCCGGCTGCCCAAGGTGCTGGATCAGACCGAGGCCGGGGCCGTTCTCGACGCCCCCGCGCGGGACGAGCCCAAGGATCTGCGCGACCGGGCCATGCTCGAACTGCTGTACGCCACGGGCTTGCGGGTGAGCGAGTTGTGCGGCCTCGACGTCGACGACGTGGACCGGGACCGCAACACCGTCCGGGTGATGGGAAAGGGGCGCAGGGAGCGGACCGTCCCGTTCGGCCTGCCCGCGCTCCGGGCCCTCGACGCGTGGTGTGTGCGCGGCAGGCCTCTGTGGGTCCGCGAAGGGAGCGGTCCGGCGCTCTTCCTCGGCGTCCGGGGAGGGCGTGTCGACCAGGGCACCGTCCGGCGCGTCGTCCACGCCCGGCTGGCCCAGGTGGAGGGGGCGCCCGACATGGGTCCCCACGGGCTCCGCCACACCGCCGCCACCCACCTGCTCGAAGGCGGGGCCGACCTCCGGTCCGTCCAGGAACTGCTCGGACACGCCTCGCTGGCCACCACGCAGATCTACACCCATGTGTCGATAGAACGGCTACGGGCGGCCTACCGCCAGGCCCACCCCCGGGCCTGA